From a single Phalacrocorax aristotelis chromosome 1, bGulAri2.1, whole genome shotgun sequence genomic region:
- the PHF11 gene encoding PHD finger protein 11, with protein sequence MAKMVRTTCAFCPPGEAGSIMYIAGEQNIAAHQDCLLFSSGFVESEEHNPDNLDIRFDVASVLKELKRGKRLVCNFCREKGATVGCEERACRRSYHYFCALCDDAAIQTDEDNGVYRVFCPKHDPGNRTNHYDAANKRRRRTLKSSTITEQMSAEETAEENSLRILQRKNRHKVRIDFLRKCKQAGLLDDIFEEMLDTLHLAQEKLMDDNTSETEYEETVMSLFDCGLFENILTNIHSATEEKIQELLESRKQLDNKIELLQDLKEVILPTQETMASTSSTVSE encoded by the exons ATGGCGAAGATGGTGAGAACAACGTGTGCGTTTTGTCCACCAGGGGAGGCTGGTTCCATAATGTATATTGCCGGAGAGCAAAATATTGCAGCTCATCAGGATTGTCTG TTATTTTCCTCAGGATTTGTGGAATCTGAAGAGCATAACCCAGATAATCTGGATATAAGGTTTGATGTGGCATCAGTGTTGAAAGAACTCAAGAGAGGAAAGCGGCTG GTGTGCAACTTCTGTCGCGAGAAAGGAGCCACTGTGGGATGCGAGGAAAGAGCCTGTCGAAGAAGTTATCACTACTTCTGTGCACTCTGTGATGATGCAGCAATCCAAACGGATGAAGACAATGGAGTCTACCG AGTGTTCTGCCCAAAACATGACCCAGGCAATAGGACCAATCACTATG ATGCAGCTAATAAGAGGAGACGACGTACACTGAAATCTTCCACCATCACAGAACAAATG AGTGCAGAAgagacagcagaagaaaacagtttacgaatactacaaagaaaaaacaggcaTAAAG TCCGAATAGACTTCCTTAGGAAATGCAAGCAAGCTGGGCTTTTGGATGACATATTTGAAGAAATGCTGGACACTCTTCACCTGGCGCAGGAAAAACTGATGGATGATAACACTTCAGAAACAG AGTATGAAGAGACAGTGATGTCGCTCTTTGACTGTGGACTGTTTGAAAATATACTGACAAATATTCATTCAG CAACAGAGGAGAAAATCCAGGAACTTCTGGAAAGCAGGAAACAACTGGATAACAAGATCGAGCTActgcaggacttgaaagaagTCATCCTTCCTACCCAGGAGACCATGGCTAGCACTTCAAGCACGGTGTCTGAATAG
- the RCBTB1 gene encoding RCC1 and BTB domain-containing protein 1 isoform X2 codes for MLYFALKLYAWGYNNCGQVGSGSTANQPTPRRVSNCLQGKMVVGIACGQTSSMAVVNNGEVYGWGYNGNGQLGLGNNGNQLTPCRVAALHGVCILQIACGYAHTLALTDEGLLYAWGANTYGQLGTGNKSNQLSPVQIMMEKERVVEIAACHSAHTSAAKTQSGQVYMWGQCRGQSVILPHLTHFACTDDVFACFATPAVMWRLLSVEHEDFLTVAESLKKEFDSPETSDLKFRVDGKYIHVHKAVLKIRCEHFRTMFQSYWNEDMKEVIEIDQFSYPVYRAFLEYLYTDSVDLPPEDAIGLLDLATSYCENRLKKLCQHIIKRGITVENAFSLLSAAVRYDAEDLEEFCFKFCVNHLTEVTQTTAFWQMDGPLLKEFIAKASKCGAFKN; via the exons CTGTACGCTTGGGGCTATAATAACTGTGGTCAAGTTGGCTCTGGATCTACAGCAAACCAGCCAACTCCTCGCAGAGTTTCAAACTGTTTACAGGGTAAAATGGTAGTTGGCATTGCTTGTGGTCAGACCTCCTCCATGGCTGTAGTAAACAATGGTGAG GTTTATGGCTGGGGTTACAATGGCAACGGTCAGCTAGGTCTTGGAAACAACGGCAATCAACTAACGCCATGCAGAGTGGCAGCGTTACATGGAGTGTGTATACTCCAG ATTGCCTGTGGCTATGCGCATACACTAGCACTAACAGATGAGGGTTTGCTCTATGCCTGGGGAGCTAACACTTATGGGCAGCTGGGAACTGGCAATAAAAGTAACCAGCTAAGCCCGGTGCAGATCatgatggaaaaagaaag gGTTGTGGAGATTGCAGCTTGCCACTCTGCTCACACGTCGGCTGCCAAGACCCAGAGCGGCCAGGTGTACATGTGGGGCCAATGCCGTGGGCAGTCAGTGATCCTTCCCCACCTCACTCACTTTGCCTGCACTGACGATgtgtttgcttgctttgctACCCCGGCTGTTATGTGGCGTCTTCTGTCAGTAG AGCATGAAGACTTTTTAACAGTAGCAGAGTCTCTGAAGAAAGAGTTTGACAGCCCAGAAACCTCAGACCTGAAGTTCCGTGTGGATGGAAAGTACATCCACGTCCACAAAGCTGTTCTGAAAATCAG GTGTGAACACTTCAGAACCATGTTCCAGTCATACTGGAATGAGGATATGAAGGAAGTGATAGAAATAGACCAGTTTTCTTATCCTGTGTATCGTGCCTTTCTTGAGTACTTGTATACAGACAGTGTTGACCTTCCGCCTGAAGATGCAATAG GGCTTTTGGATTTGGCTACTTCGTACTGTGAAAATAGACTGAAAAAACTGTGTCAGCACATTATCAAGAGAGGAATTACtgtggaaaatgcattttcattgctctctgctgctgtcagataTGATGCAGAG GACTTAGAGGAATTCTGCTTTAAGTTTTGTGTCAATCATTTGACGGAAGTGACACAAACTACAGCATTTTGGCAAATGGATGGTCCCCTGCTAAAGGAGTTCATTGCTAAAGCCAGTAAATGTGGAGCCTTTAAGAACTGA